From a region of the uncultured Draconibacterium sp. genome:
- a CDS encoding response regulator, whose amino-acid sequence MAEAASKVVRENFSDRDILIVGVDGLPNDGGGIELVKQGNISATLIYPTGGKEAIQTAAKILHNQKFQKNNLLPTTLVDASNVDITRIQFQNINALQEDINKSKNMLEMLNLRYRDQQILLFISLVLLCMVAILFGMYLWSFKRLKISNQNLEKQKEAISSQNKELTRLSEELEKVTQERLRFYTNISHEFRTPLTLISGPIDKLSRNKNLTVEQRDLLQIAEKNVSILLKLIEQIIDFRKYELGKHDFSPVSADLIKHFEDWNGLFAEVAKHKQIKFSMESPLGKNLVIDFDVDKMERIYTNLLSNAFKFTPDKGTIKVRIERGFIDQKDAVKVQVLNSGKSIPENKIKEIFDRFYQAGSKTGGSGIGLALVKGYVNLHGGKIDVANPNGFVCFTFSIPVKQEESIVSNESEKSSENIAPATENEAHDIITQIIGSEDSYTFDDEYDEGKTTVLLVDDHPGIRSFLKSLLKDKYCVLEAKDGIEGIRKAVRYVPDLIVSDVMMPGIDGVEMCSHLKKELSTSHIPIILLTANAQDEKRILGFESGADDYISKPVNFEILEVRIRNLIKGRKQLKATFGSIDGTHNILDQALNPEKIIY is encoded by the coding sequence ATGGCAGAAGCAGCCTCAAAGGTTGTTCGGGAGAATTTTTCAGATAGGGATATTCTAATTGTTGGAGTTGATGGCTTGCCTAATGATGGAGGGGGGATAGAACTGGTTAAACAGGGAAATATCTCCGCTACTTTAATTTATCCTACTGGCGGAAAAGAGGCCATACAAACAGCCGCAAAAATATTACATAATCAAAAATTCCAAAAAAATAATTTATTGCCAACGACTTTAGTAGATGCATCCAATGTAGATATTACGAGAATTCAATTTCAAAATATAAATGCGTTACAAGAGGATATTAACAAATCGAAGAATATGCTTGAAATGCTGAACCTAAGGTACCGCGATCAGCAAATTTTGTTATTTATTAGTCTTGTATTACTCTGCATGGTAGCCATATTATTTGGAATGTATTTATGGTCATTTAAACGACTGAAAATATCCAATCAGAACCTCGAAAAACAGAAAGAAGCTATTTCAAGCCAAAACAAAGAATTAACGAGATTATCAGAAGAACTGGAAAAAGTTACACAAGAACGTTTACGGTTTTATACCAACATATCACATGAGTTCAGAACTCCTTTGACTCTGATCTCCGGGCCCATTGATAAGCTTTCGAGGAATAAAAACTTAACGGTAGAGCAACGGGATTTACTTCAAATTGCCGAAAAAAATGTCTCTATCCTTTTAAAACTTATTGAGCAAATTATCGATTTTAGAAAATATGAATTAGGGAAACACGATTTTTCTCCTGTTTCTGCTGACTTGATAAAACATTTTGAAGATTGGAATGGACTTTTTGCAGAAGTCGCAAAACATAAGCAGATCAAATTCAGTATGGAGTCTCCGTTGGGGAAAAATCTTGTAATTGATTTTGATGTGGATAAAATGGAACGGATTTATACCAACTTATTATCCAATGCATTCAAATTTACACCCGATAAAGGCACGATAAAAGTACGGATTGAAAGGGGATTTATTGATCAAAAGGATGCTGTAAAAGTGCAGGTATTAAATTCGGGGAAATCTATTCCTGAAAATAAGATTAAAGAAATTTTCGATCGTTTTTATCAGGCAGGTTCAAAGACCGGTGGCTCGGGGATAGGATTAGCGCTCGTTAAAGGTTATGTCAACTTGCATGGCGGAAAGATTGATGTTGCCAATCCCAATGGTTTTGTTTGTTTCACTTTTTCTATCCCGGTTAAACAAGAGGAAAGTATTGTAAGTAACGAATCAGAAAAATCTTCGGAGAATATAGCACCAGCAACGGAAAATGAGGCACATGACATCATTACTCAAATAATCGGAAGTGAAGATTCATATACTTTTGATGACGAATATGATGAGGGAAAAACCACTGTTTTATTGGTTGACGATCATCCGGGAATACGTTCGTTCCTAAAATCTCTTCTGAAGGATAAATATTGTGTACTGGAAGCTAAAGACGGTATCGAAGGGATTAGGAAAGCGGTGCGTTATGTTCCCGACCTGATTGTTAGTGATGTAATGATGCCTGGTATCGATGGTGTTGAAATGTGCAGTCATCTGAAAAAAGAGTTGTCAACCAGTCATATTCCGATTATTTTACTTACTGCTAATGCCCAGGACGAGAAACGAATTTTAGGTTTTGAAAGCGGGGCAGATGATTATATTTCAAAACCAGTGAATTTCGAGATACTTGAAGTCCGCATTCGTAATTTGATTAAGGGCAGAAAACAGTTAAAAGCAACATTTGGTTCAATTGATGGTACGCACAATATTCTTGATCAGGCCTTAAATCCCGAAAAAATCATTTATTGA
- a CDS encoding substrate-binding domain-containing protein produces MCRFILVISFVFFCLCLQAKEKFIVGFSQCSAGDWRENMEAEMERELMFHDDIELIKRQAGDSTPLQVRQIKELLDVGVDLMIIAPNEIDALLPVIEKVYDSGIPVILIDRKINSPKYTAYIGGDNFDIGNTAGIYIANKLHNEGQVVELLGILSSSPALERMNGFNNAIDKFPKLDNV; encoded by the coding sequence ATGTGTCGTTTCATCTTAGTGATATCATTTGTATTCTTTTGTCTCTGTTTACAGGCAAAAGAAAAATTTATTGTAGGTTTTTCGCAATGTTCGGCTGGCGACTGGAGAGAGAATATGGAAGCGGAGATGGAGCGTGAACTCATGTTTCATGATGACATTGAATTGATTAAACGACAGGCAGGTGACAGTACTCCTCTACAGGTCCGGCAGATAAAAGAGTTATTAGATGTTGGAGTTGACTTAATGATAATAGCTCCTAATGAAATTGATGCACTTCTTCCTGTTATTGAAAAGGTTTATGATTCAGGGATCCCTGTAATTCTTATTGATAGAAAAATAAATTCACCCAAATATACAGCATACATCGGAGGTGATAATTTTGATATTGGTAATACAGCTGGTATTTATATCGCCAATAAATTGCACAATGAGGGGCAGGTGGTTGAACTATTAGGAATTTTAAGTTCTTCTCCTGCACTTGAACGGATGAATGGCTTTAATAATGCAATTGACAAATTCCCAAAACTTGATAATGTTTAA
- a CDS encoding glycoside hydrolase family 32 protein produces the protein MMKTFYKLLVVVFIFSACKPSANNQQEKYNEQYRSKIHFSPETGWANDPNGMVYYDGEYHLFFQHNPDTTIWGPMHWGHAVSKDLIHWEQLPIALYPDSLGWIFSGSAVIDWENTSGLGENGVPPMVAIFTYHNRELENTGTDKFQYQGIAYSLDKGRSWTKYENNPVLPNPGIRDFRDPKVMWHPESEKWIMTLAVLDHINFYSSPNLIDWTLESEFGEGIGAHGGVWECPDLFPLQVEGTDETKWVLLVSINPGGPNGGSATQYFVGDFDGHNFERYGEKTKWMDYGKDNYAGVTWSDIPDEDGRRILLGWMNNWQYANEVPTSIWRGSFTLPRTLKLTEIYNDYLLVSSPVKEIDKLKSGSKTISGSTVSGMLEINNKLQFPMEINLNFKTENNTSMNFGERFGIILSNEKNESLKIGYDNLNKLFFIDRGNSGWDSPNEEFAGTHFAPYIANSSSLSFKLILDKSSAELFAVDGLVVMTEQFFSTEEFTSVSLFSENGEVELLDGEISTLSEIW, from the coding sequence ATGATGAAGACATTTTATAAGCTTCTGGTGGTAGTTTTTATCTTTAGTGCCTGCAAGCCGTCGGCAAACAACCAACAAGAAAAATACAACGAACAATACCGTTCCAAGATTCATTTTTCGCCTGAAACAGGGTGGGCTAATGACCCGAACGGAATGGTGTATTACGATGGTGAATACCACCTGTTTTTTCAGCATAACCCCGATACCACAATCTGGGGGCCAATGCACTGGGGGCATGCGGTAAGCAAGGACCTCATTCACTGGGAACAGCTTCCAATAGCATTGTACCCCGACAGTTTAGGCTGGATATTCTCGGGAAGTGCTGTAATTGACTGGGAAAACACATCTGGTTTAGGAGAAAACGGCGTTCCGCCCATGGTGGCTATTTTTACCTATCATAACCGGGAGTTGGAAAACACCGGAACGGATAAGTTTCAGTATCAGGGAATTGCATATAGCCTTGACAAAGGGCGTAGCTGGACGAAATATGAAAACAACCCGGTTTTACCTAATCCCGGAATTCGCGATTTTCGCGACCCAAAAGTAATGTGGCACCCCGAAAGTGAGAAATGGATAATGACCCTTGCCGTGCTCGACCACATTAATTTCTATTCTTCACCCAATTTAATCGACTGGACCCTGGAAAGCGAATTCGGAGAAGGAATTGGAGCACACGGCGGCGTATGGGAATGCCCTGATTTGTTTCCTTTGCAAGTGGAAGGAACAGACGAAACAAAATGGGTATTGCTGGTAAGTATCAACCCTGGAGGGCCAAACGGAGGCTCGGCGACCCAATATTTTGTGGGTGACTTTGACGGACATAATTTTGAGCGATACGGAGAAAAAACCAAATGGATGGATTATGGTAAAGATAATTATGCAGGGGTAACCTGGTCGGATATTCCGGATGAAGACGGAAGAAGAATTTTACTAGGCTGGATGAATAACTGGCAATATGCCAATGAGGTTCCGACATCGATCTGGAGAGGTTCTTTTACCCTGCCAAGAACTCTGAAATTGACCGAAATCTATAACGACTATTTACTGGTTTCGTCGCCGGTAAAAGAAATTGATAAGCTAAAATCAGGTTCAAAAACGATCTCGGGCTCAACAGTCTCCGGAATGCTGGAAATCAATAATAAGCTGCAATTCCCGATGGAAATAAACCTGAACTTTAAAACCGAAAACAATACGTCGATGAACTTTGGTGAGCGTTTTGGGATTATTTTATCCAATGAAAAAAACGAATCGCTAAAGATTGGTTACGACAATCTAAATAAACTGTTTTTTATTGACCGGGGTAATAGTGGATGGGACAGTCCGAACGAGGAATTTGCCGGCACTCATTTTGCGCCTTATATCGCAAATTCCTCTTCACTTAGTTTCAAACTTATACTAGATAAATCTTCGGCTGAATTATTTGCAGTTGATGGATTGGTGGTCATGACCGAACAATTTTTCTCTACCGAAGAATTTACATCAGTAAGCCTGTTTTCGGAAAACGGTGAGGTAGAATTACTCGATGGTGAAATTAGTACTTTATCAGAAATATGGTAA
- a CDS encoding GH32 C-terminal domain-containing protein, which translates to MKNIFVTLSIGVLLSFSLIVKAQDYSEQYRPQFHFSPKSGWIGDPDGTIKFDSLYHLFWWGHAVSEDLVYWTEYPWPMQGGSSSFDYYTGSVVVDTANTAGFGTGTDTVAVAIYTMHNKTTNIETQGISSSTSPDFKYFNYYNDNPVIPSTSTDFRDPSVFWDSQLNRWAMAITRPGEHRIEIYSSPDLKSWTKQSSFGPLGARTGAWEVPDLFQLPLDGNPENKKWVMICGMGPNRGQYWIGDFDGNTFTPDATTLAYLKDGAGIAGEVFADFEASDYGTWTTEGTAFGTSPANGTLAGQMDVSGYLGDYLVNSFNGGDAATGKLTSPEFTVSKNFINFLIAGGNHNNLTCINLLVNGEVVRTATGDNSEQLKWFGWDVSEYIGQTAVLEITDNFSGSWGHINIDHIMFSDILTDQRYEHAYWIDYGPDFYAVRTYRNYDADDDRTVWLGWMNNWDYANSIPTSWGGSTAESLPREIELVSSDQGYKIIQKPIEELQKLRKEEVVITNKPVDRTIELTEFKPQKNTYEFEAVYEVTPGSNQKVGFNLCVSDANKIVLGYDAKTSNVFIDRTQSGYVNFNSKFPRVVTAPVQLKESKISFHVFVDQLSLEVFVNEGDVVLTSLMFPNPYFQKGIELFSENASSVLQLFNAWELKSIWEEDLGTGILDRKNKRESINVYPNPANDKIHFTLNAGTSRTATAKVVNLLGQTLKEKPIFPGISSSEIDISDLKTGHYVLYVLNDNQISTQQFIKVN; encoded by the coding sequence ATGAAGAATATATTTGTGACCCTATCAATTGGTGTCTTGCTCAGCTTTTCGCTTATCGTTAAAGCTCAGGATTATAGTGAGCAATACCGGCCACAATTCCATTTTTCTCCCAAAAGTGGCTGGATTGGTGACCCGGACGGAACCATTAAATTCGACAGTTTGTACCACCTTTTTTGGTGGGGGCACGCCGTTTCTGAAGATTTGGTGTACTGGACAGAGTACCCCTGGCCTATGCAGGGAGGGAGTTCATCTTTCGATTATTACACGGGGTCGGTAGTAGTAGATACGGCAAACACTGCCGGATTTGGAACCGGCACAGACACGGTTGCTGTGGCCATTTATACCATGCACAATAAAACAACAAATATTGAAACGCAGGGAATCTCGTCGAGCACTTCGCCCGATTTTAAATATTTTAATTATTACAACGATAATCCGGTAATTCCTTCCACTTCAACCGATTTCAGGGATCCTTCAGTATTTTGGGATTCACAACTTAACCGTTGGGCCATGGCTATAACTCGTCCGGGCGAACATCGTATTGAAATCTATAGCTCTCCAGACTTGAAAAGCTGGACAAAACAATCGTCTTTCGGCCCACTTGGCGCACGAACAGGCGCCTGGGAGGTTCCCGATCTTTTTCAACTCCCATTAGATGGAAATCCTGAAAACAAGAAGTGGGTAATGATATGCGGAATGGGGCCTAACCGTGGGCAATATTGGATAGGCGATTTTGATGGAAACACTTTTACACCTGACGCTACAACCCTGGCATATTTAAAAGACGGCGCCGGTATCGCCGGTGAAGTATTTGCTGATTTTGAAGCTTCCGATTACGGAACCTGGACTACAGAAGGAACTGCTTTCGGAACGAGTCCGGCAAACGGAACGCTGGCGGGGCAAATGGATGTTTCGGGTTATTTGGGCGACTACCTGGTGAATTCTTTTAATGGTGGCGATGCCGCAACCGGGAAACTGACATCTCCTGAATTTACGGTTTCTAAAAATTTTATCAACTTTTTAATAGCCGGTGGAAACCACAATAACTTAACCTGTATTAATCTGCTTGTTAACGGAGAAGTTGTAAGAACGGCTACCGGCGACAATTCGGAACAGTTAAAATGGTTTGGCTGGGATGTAAGCGAATACATTGGGCAAACTGCGGTTTTGGAAATTACCGACAACTTCTCAGGCAGTTGGGGGCACATCAACATCGACCACATTATGTTTTCGGATATTCTTACCGACCAGCGTTACGAACATGCGTACTGGATTGACTACGGCCCCGATTTTTATGCCGTCAGAACTTACCGGAATTACGATGCAGATGATGACCGTACCGTTTGGTTAGGCTGGATGAATAACTGGGATTACGCCAACAGCATCCCAACCTCCTGGGGTGGAAGTACAGCAGAGTCGCTTCCCCGCGAAATAGAACTGGTGAGTAGCGATCAGGGGTATAAAATCATTCAAAAGCCAATTGAGGAGCTGCAAAAGTTAAGAAAGGAAGAAGTAGTTATTACGAACAAACCGGTAGATCGAACAATTGAGTTAACGGAGTTTAAACCGCAGAAAAATACCTATGAGTTTGAAGCGGTTTATGAAGTTACGCCTGGAAGCAATCAAAAAGTCGGTTTTAATCTTTGTGTATCCGACGCAAATAAAATAGTATTGGGTTACGATGCTAAAACGTCAAATGTATTTATCGACCGCACACAGAGCGGATATGTGAACTTTAATAGCAAATTTCCCCGGGTTGTAACTGCTCCCGTTCAGCTAAAAGAAAGTAAAATCAGCTTTCATGTTTTTGTTGACCAGCTGTCGCTCGAAGTTTTTGTGAACGAAGGCGATGTGGTATTAACTTCATTGATGTTTCCCAATCCTTATTTTCAAAAAGGCATCGAATTATTCTCTGAAAATGCATCTTCTGTACTGCAATTATTTAACGCCTGGGAGCTTAAATCAATTTGGGAAGAAGACCTTGGCACTGGAATACTGGACCGAAAAAATAAGCGGGAATCGATTAATGTATATCCTAACCCGGCCAACGACAAAATACACTTTACGCTTAATGCTGGAACCAGTAGAACCGCCACTGCAAAAGTTGTAAACCTGCTGGGGCAAACCCTGAAAGAAAAACCAATATTTCCCGGTATTTCCTCGTCCGAAATCGATATAAGCGATTTAAAAACAGGACACTACGTTCTTTATGTTCTGAATGATAACCAAATATCAACTCAACAATTTATAAAAGTAAATTAA
- a CDS encoding DUF4960 domain-containing protein: protein MKKYLIYIILVTFSAGLFSSCEEDYTSTLNLDADVKIQSFSVEETEGEIDEVNKTITVTIESGSNIDLSNISPEIVLPAGAVITPAITSNMDFTNPVEFTIVNGDIYCQYTVTVSEKFYFAFLGEPANVSAMTILDDQKAAEWFLKKYPSAEYVSFSQVADGSVDLSKFNAVWYHSDQGTRPCWPDAQMLYGVADNPAIVSKLKAYYENGGNILLTNFAGSLVDELGIVSEAKYAPNNAFGDIEANPDSYNWGDWDLRWYGNPENPIAQGLNYKSDDPTKFIMLPNGVARRNRTNQYNVDGWTDYAIGGETIEERVAYFETVNNCEVLVSNWSGMEINLVLWDKHDGKGAAIFIGSGTYDWYAENDVENTAGNREKLTSNSIAYLLAKSKE from the coding sequence ATGAAAAAATATTTGATATATATAATACTGGTGACCTTTTCTGCCGGATTATTTTCTTCCTGCGAAGAGGATTACACAAGCACGCTAAACCTGGATGCCGATGTTAAAATACAGAGTTTCTCGGTTGAAGAAACTGAAGGCGAAATAGATGAAGTAAACAAAACAATTACGGTAACCATTGAAAGCGGAAGCAATATCGATCTTAGCAATATCAGCCCGGAGATTGTGCTTCCAGCAGGAGCTGTTATTACTCCTGCTATTACATCAAACATGGATTTCACCAATCCTGTTGAGTTTACGATTGTAAACGGCGATATATACTGCCAATACACCGTAACTGTTTCCGAGAAATTCTACTTTGCCTTTTTGGGCGAGCCTGCCAATGTCTCTGCTATGACGATTTTGGACGACCAGAAAGCTGCAGAATGGTTTTTAAAGAAATATCCTTCTGCTGAATATGTAAGTTTCAGTCAGGTTGCCGATGGTTCTGTTGATTTAAGCAAGTTCAATGCCGTTTGGTATCATTCCGACCAGGGTACACGCCCATGCTGGCCCGATGCTCAAATGCTTTATGGCGTTGCCGATAATCCTGCAATTGTATCGAAACTGAAAGCGTATTACGAAAATGGAGGTAACATCCTGTTAACCAATTTTGCCGGTTCGCTGGTTGATGAACTGGGAATTGTTAGCGAAGCAAAATATGCTCCGAACAATGCTTTTGGCGATATCGAGGCAAATCCTGATTCTTATAACTGGGGCGATTGGGATTTGAGGTGGTACGGTAATCCGGAAAACCCCATAGCTCAGGGATTAAACTATAAAAGTGATGACCCAACCAAATTCATAATGTTGCCTAACGGGGTTGCGCGCCGTAACCGTACCAACCAGTATAACGTGGATGGCTGGACAGACTATGCAATTGGTGGTGAGACCATAGAAGAACGTGTTGCATACTTCGAAACCGTTAACAACTGTGAAGTATTGGTTTCCAACTGGAGCGGCATGGAAATCAACCTGGTTTTATGGGATAAACATGATGGTAAAGGTGCCGCTATTTTTATTGGTTCAGGTACTTATGACTGGTATGCAGAGAATGATGTTGAAAACACAGCGGGTAACCGCGAGAAACTGACATCGAACAGCATTGCGTATCTTTTGGCAAAATCGAAAGAATAA
- a CDS encoding RagB/SusD family nutrient uptake outer membrane protein, translated as MKNKTIIILAIIAAGFLISCSDSFLEMPPKSIISNDQLLTPENAEGMVIAAYAELGNDHYTAPNSLWPYADNTSGDSYKGGGGTGDIWEFNFMELFAFNTTDNPLVDQKWYRLYVGVGRANEALKVINQLSEDEYPEKTERQAEMRFLRAHHYFILKTMFKYIPWIDETVVGDAYNEVSNREFSDQELWDKIAAEFAFAASNLPESQSDKGRPNKYAAKAYLAKTKLYQAYEQGEDNSVTSINSSKLQEVVDLVDEVSTQYALFSDFGYNFLWSHDDGSTESVFSIQRSVDDGTPKGRLDWGNMLNYPMNPEYGCCWFHIPTQNLVNSFKTDGKGLPQFDTFNDSDVLEGADFYNNSFDVRLDHTVAIPGHPWKYDPNFIYQKDWARATQIYGHFSSLKENQSPDCACFQKVPPFMASSKNTDIIRFADVLLWKAEALIELGRQDEALPIINEIRQRAINSAGMLKMGDGNPSSNYKMDIYKPGENCNWTQEFARQALRWERRLELAMEGIRFFDLVRWGIAGDYINSYFAEEKTKREYLKDGHFTEGKHEYFAIPQNQIDFSKGLYKQNSGW; from the coding sequence ATGAAGAATAAAACAATAATAATATTAGCAATCATAGCAGCAGGTTTTTTAATTTCCTGTTCTGATTCCTTTCTTGAGATGCCTCCAAAGAGCATCATCAGCAACGACCAGCTTCTAACCCCAGAGAATGCTGAAGGAATGGTAATTGCCGCTTATGCTGAGCTTGGCAACGACCACTACACTGCACCCAATTCGCTTTGGCCATATGCCGACAATACCAGTGGAGATTCTTACAAAGGCGGTGGCGGAACCGGTGATATCTGGGAATTCAATTTTATGGAACTTTTTGCCTTTAATACAACCGATAACCCACTTGTTGACCAGAAATGGTACCGGTTATATGTGGGCGTTGGCCGTGCAAACGAAGCCTTGAAAGTTATTAACCAGCTTTCAGAAGATGAGTATCCTGAGAAAACAGAACGCCAGGCAGAAATGCGTTTTTTAAGGGCACATCATTATTTCATATTAAAAACCATGTTTAAATACATTCCGTGGATTGATGAAACAGTGGTTGGCGATGCTTATAACGAAGTATCGAACCGCGAATTTTCGGACCAGGAACTTTGGGATAAAATTGCTGCCGAATTTGCTTTTGCAGCCAGTAACCTTCCTGAATCACAAAGCGACAAGGGAAGACCTAATAAATACGCCGCCAAAGCATACCTGGCAAAAACAAAACTATATCAGGCTTACGAACAGGGCGAAGATAATTCAGTAACCAGTATCAATTCTTCAAAATTACAGGAAGTTGTTGATCTCGTTGATGAAGTTTCAACTCAGTATGCCTTATTCTCCGATTTTGGCTATAACTTTCTTTGGAGCCACGACGATGGAAGTACAGAATCTGTTTTTTCTATTCAGCGTTCGGTGGACGACGGAACACCAAAAGGGCGTTTAGATTGGGGAAATATGCTGAATTACCCGATGAACCCGGAGTACGGCTGCTGCTGGTTCCATATTCCGACACAGAACCTTGTTAACTCATTTAAAACCGACGGGAAAGGTTTGCCTCAGTTCGATACCTTCAACGACTCGGATGTTCTTGAAGGCGCTGATTTTTACAACAATTCTTTTGATGTGCGTTTAGATCATACCGTTGCCATTCCGGGACACCCCTGGAAATATGATCCCAATTTTATCTATCAGAAAGACTGGGCCAGGGCAACACAGATTTATGGGCATTTCTCTTCACTAAAAGAAAATCAATCGCCTGATTGCGCTTGTTTTCAAAAAGTTCCGCCGTTTATGGCAAGCTCGAAAAATACCGACATTATTCGTTTTGCCGACGTGTTACTATGGAAAGCTGAAGCATTAATTGAACTGGGACGCCAGGATGAAGCACTGCCGATTATCAATGAGATTCGGCAACGAGCAATCAATAGCGCAGGTATGCTGAAAATGGGTGATGGCAACCCAAGTTCAAACTATAAAATGGATATCTATAAACCGGGCGAAAATTGCAACTGGACACAGGAATTTGCCCGTCAGGCTTTGCGCTGGGAAAGAAGGCTTGAATTGGCCATGGAGGGAATTCGCTTCTTTGATTTGGTTCGCTGGGGAATAGCCGGAGATTATATCAATAGCTATTTTGCTGAAGAAAAAACCAAAAGGGAATACCTGAAAGATGGTCATTTTACAGAAGGAAAGCATGAGTACTTTGCCATTCCACAAAACCAAATTGATTTTAGCAAAGGTTTGTATAAACAAAATTCTGGTTGGTAG